One window of Lepeophtheirus salmonis chromosome Z, UVic_Lsal_1.4, whole genome shotgun sequence genomic DNA carries:
- the LOC121130299 gene encoding uncharacterized protein yields the protein MNNTTATSLEPIFGSQTIDTNSSTPYTDATQTKKNPANHIKRPMNAFMVWSQLERRKIIEIQPDIHNAEISKNLGKKWKLLSQDEREPFIQEAERLRVLHMQEYPDYKYRPRKKNNGSAASSTNNSSNSTKSQIIKDYPRSKSLRITTSYSIRDETRLKGSRFSSTDVKYKAELRKSATRGRRFTPMLPAVKVPSSPCSSSDIPSSPESLSFIEVPSPPSFLPNNERFEELEHFPMDVQDIFSPSSNAGRSMLSSGAALLGPTPEEGLLDSSYYNNEFTTPLSSWMDDWESITGILPMNDEDLWRSGEVGNSPSMFSSSFSWDRPSSSSTTSTSSSASSYSSSSLFESDVANMLEGLEGPLLGVGNLSNENHSLGY from the exons ATGAATAATACAACTGCTACTTCTCTGGAGCCCATTTTTGGGAGTCAAACGATTGATACAAATTCATCAACACCCTATACTGACGCAACTCAG acgAAAAAGAATCCGGCGAATCACATCAAACGCCCAATGAACGCCTTCATGGTCTGGTCGCAACTTGAAAGAcgaaaaattatagaaatccAACCCGACATTCACAATGCGGAAATCTCAAAGAATCTTGGAAAGAAATGGAAGCTTCTAAGTCAAGACGAGCGAGAGCCCTTTATTCAAGAGGCCGAGCGTCTACGAGTCCTTCACATGCAAGAATATCCTGACTACAAATATAGGCCCCGCAAAAAGAACAACGGATCTGCAGCTAGCAGTACGAACAACAGCAGCAATAGTACAAAGTCTCAAATCATCAAGGACTATCCTCGATCCAAAAGCCTCAGAATCACCACCAGCTATTCAATCCGAGATGAGACACGTCTGAAAGGAAGCCGCTTCTCCTCTACGGATGTAAAATACAAAGCGGAGTTGCGAAAATCTGCCACTCGTGGTCGTCGATTTACGCCCATGCTTCCAGCTGTCAAAGTACCTTCTAGTCCATGTAGTAGTTCGGATATTCCTAGTTCACCAGAGTCATTATCCTTCATCGAGGTTCCTTCACCCCCATCATTTTTGCCAAATAACGAACGCTTTGAGGAACTGGAGCATTTCCCCATGGATGTACAAGATATCTTTAGTCCAAGCTCCAACGCTGGAAGATCCATGTTGTCTTCTGGGGCCGCACTACTAGGACCAACACCTGAAGAAGGCCTCCTTGATAGCAGCTACTATAATAACGAGTTTACTACACCCTTGTCATCATGGATGGATGACTGGGAGTCTATCACGGGTATTCTACCCATGAATGATGAGGATTTATGGAGGAGTGGGGAAGTGGGGAATTCTCCGTCGATGTTCTCCAGCTCTTTTTCATGGGATCGCCCCTCTTCATCATCTACAACCTCAACGTCCTCTTCTGCCTCATCCTATTCTTCATCTTCACTGTTTGAATCAGATGTGGCAAATATGCTTGAGGGTCTTGAAGGTCCTCTACTAGGAGTGGGGAACTTGAGCAATGAAAACCATTCGCTTGGGTATTGa